Proteins encoded by one window of Myripristis murdjan chromosome 1, fMyrMur1.1, whole genome shotgun sequence:
- the pecam1b gene encoding platelet endothelial cell adhesion molecule isoform X7: protein MGPVLLLISTLLSSYFHSGRTIDVPTTFTIRNITLAIEPNTDVIRDTNVTVRCKAIVSSSGEQPLSRSYTIYKDSYEVYTKTTSSSEDLLYPLPQARVSNTGKYKCKIDIEGRQMVSNSKKLTVTGLSRPMFHINKGVVTEGEEVTARCAAPQETGSIFFYFYEDSKEIVEERVSSNQAEVKLRFSSAGIRRIHCDYTVLITPDSIKSSESNIATVSVKELFITPVLEIFPEYNIYEGDRLDISCTIRNSPYSSQAVNLFLSQGTQLLSNGNSKVNYSMIALAKDSGEFECRLEMGNVVKVATKMVSVTELFSVPTLTMSPAEVFPGDDMRLTCRSENHASERLHRDEVTYTIYPLESHLSASRQAGVFSGKTLLYDFNYTCTAQAKGIVKRSRILTVRPKVSVSQPKISLLGKVIVGRPFEIRCQSDRGSLPINYTLWRKNNWLNTTTVKLPDEQAVFTITIQRSDEISQFMCEAQNNLHANGILSKSLNGTVTVPLSDPKLTVNPSLADIAEGDHIHLNCAIRGTWPVTFKWYRTGIAQPLYTTTSKQTSMDFQIPSLGSQDSGTYYCEAINDANNLVRSPSVTIEVHMAMWKKAVIVAACLLVVAVLVLLLVLRFKAKRDAASRYDGTEGRVTNWTRDSVASLPADISNRSSYSIQPQCREALQWEGHEIIKQ, encoded by the exons ATGGGCCCTGTCCTACTGCTCATCTCCACGCTCCTGTCCAGCT aCTTCCATTCAGGGAGAACGATTGATGTGCCGACAA CATTCACAATAAGAAACATCACCCTGGCCATCGAGCCCAACACTGATGTGATTCGGGACACCAACGTAACTGTGAGATGCAAAGCCATCGTCAGCAGCTCAGGGGAACAACCCTTGAGTCGCTCTTACACCATTTATAAGGACAGCTACGAGGTGTACACCAAGACCACCAGCAGCTCCGAGGATCTGCTCTACCCGCTGCCCCAGGCCAGAGTCTCCAATACCGGCAAATACAAGTGCAAGATCGACATTGAGGGCAGGCAGATGGTCAGCAATTCGAAGAAGCTCACAGTCACAG GCTTGTCAAGACCCATGTTCCACATCAACAAGGGTGTGGTCACTGAGGGAGAAGAGGTCACGGCCAGATGTGCGGCCCCTCAAGAGACGGGCTCCATTTTCTTCTATTTCTACGAGGACTCCAAGGAGATCGTCGAGGAACGAGTCAGCTCCAACCAGGCAGAGGTCAAGCTTCGTTTCAGCAGTGCCGGCATCCGCAGAATTCACTGTGACTACACCGTCTTAATAACACCAGACTCCATCAAGTCCAGCGAAAGCAACATCGCCACAGTTTCAGTCAAAG AGCTTTTCATCACACCGGTTCTTGAAATTTTCCCTGAATACAACATCTACGAAGGGGACCGACTCGATATCTCCTGCACCATCAGGAATTCTCCGTACTCCTCTCAAGCAGTCAACCTCTTCCTGAGCCAGGGGACCCAGCTGCTCAGCAATGGAAACTCTAAAGTCAACTACAGCATGATTGCACTGGCAAAGGATTCTGGGGAGTTTGAGTGCAGATTAGAAATGGGAAACGTTGTGAAAGTCGCCACAAAAATGGTTTCAGTGACAG AGCTGTTTTCAGTGCCCACACTCACCATGTCTCCTGCTGAGGTCTTCCCAGGGGATGATATGAGGCTAACTTGCAGAAGTGAAAACCACGCTTCCGAGAGGCTCCACAGGGACGAAGTGACTTACACTATTTATCCGCTGGAAAGCCATCTGAGCGCCAGCAGGCAGGCTGGAGTATTCTCTGGCAAAACCCTGCTGTATGATTTCAACTATACCTGCACAGCCCAAGCCAAGGGCATCGTGAAGCGCAGCCGAATCCTAACCGTTCGCCCCAAAG tctctgtctctcagccgaAAATTTCATTGTTGGGCAAAGTGATTGTGGGAAGGCCATTCGAGATCCGGTGCCAGTCGGACAGAGGCAGCCTGCCAATAAACTACACcctgtggaggaaaaacaactggTTGAACACCACCACCGTCAAGCTGCCCGATGAACAAGCCGTGTTCACCATCACCATCCAGCGGTCTGATGAAATAAGCCAGTTTATGTGTGAGGCACAAAACAATCTGCATGCAAACGGCATACTGAGCAAAAGCCTCAATGGCACCGTTACAG TTCCTCTGTCGGATCCAAAGCTGACCGTCAACCCCAGCTTGGCAGACATTGCAGAGGGAGACCACATCCACCTGAACTGTGCAATTAGAGGTACATGGCCGGTCACCTTTAAGTGGTACCGCACTGGAATTGCCCAGCCACTGTACACCACCACCTCCAAGCAGACCAGCATGGATTTCCAGATCCCCAGCCTGGGCAGCCAGGACAGCGGCACCTACTACTGCGAGGCCATCAATGATGCTAACAACCTCGTCCGCAGCCCATCAGTCACCATAGAGG tgcaCATGGCGATGTGGAAGAAAGCTGTGATCGTGGCGGCTTGCCTGCTGGTGGTGGCGGTGCTGGTGCTGCTGTTAGTGCTGCGCTTCAAGGCcaagagag ACGCAGCATCACGCTATGATGGCACAGAGGGGAGAGTGACCAATTGGACGCGAGATAGTGTGGCATCACTTCCTGCTGACATCAGCAACAGGAGCAGCTACAGTATCCAGCCACAGTGTAGAGAAGCCCTGCAGTGGGAGGgacatgaaataataaaacaataa
- the pecam1b gene encoding platelet endothelial cell adhesion molecule isoform X4, whose translation MGPVLLLISTLLSSYFHSGRTIDVPTTFTIRNITLAIEPNTDVIRDTNVTVRCKAIVSSSGEQPLSRSYTIYKDSYEVYTKTTSSSEDLLYPLPQARVSNTGKYKCKIDIEGRQMVSNSKKLTVTGLSRPMFHINKGVVTEGEEVTARCAAPQETGSIFFYFYEDSKEIVEERVSSNQAEVKLRFSSAGIRRIHCDYTVLITPDSIKSSESNIATVSVKELFITPVLEIFPEYNIYEGDRLDISCTIRNSPYSSQAVNLFLSQGTQLLSNGNSKVNYSMIALAKDSGEFECRLEMGNVVKVATKMVSVTELFSVPTLTMSPAEVFPGDDMRLTCRSENHASERLHRDEVTYTIYPLESHLSASRQAGVFSGKTLLYDFNYTCTAQAKGIVKRSRILTVRPKVSVSQPKISLLGKVIVGRPFEIRCQSDRGSLPINYTLWRKNNWLNTTTVKLPDEQAVFTITIQRSDEISQFMCEAQNNLHANGILSKSLNGTVTVPLSDPKLTVNPSLADIAEGDHIHLNCAIRGTWPVTFKWYRTGIAQPLYTTTSKQTSMDFQIPSLGSQDSGTYYCEAINDANNLVRSPSVTIEVHMAMWKKAVIVAACLLVVAVLVLLLVLRFKAKRGKREAAAELSVKPSSPKSDDSFAVNLIHDKEVYNAATVRVDKAVTSVWSERPANAASDEESSVASSEPDVEYTEVVHPQPADPARGAADHHDYGSVEYAELNAEQLEINHTQPEVNNQQDLLVPVD comes from the exons ATGGGCCCTGTCCTACTGCTCATCTCCACGCTCCTGTCCAGCT aCTTCCATTCAGGGAGAACGATTGATGTGCCGACAA CATTCACAATAAGAAACATCACCCTGGCCATCGAGCCCAACACTGATGTGATTCGGGACACCAACGTAACTGTGAGATGCAAAGCCATCGTCAGCAGCTCAGGGGAACAACCCTTGAGTCGCTCTTACACCATTTATAAGGACAGCTACGAGGTGTACACCAAGACCACCAGCAGCTCCGAGGATCTGCTCTACCCGCTGCCCCAGGCCAGAGTCTCCAATACCGGCAAATACAAGTGCAAGATCGACATTGAGGGCAGGCAGATGGTCAGCAATTCGAAGAAGCTCACAGTCACAG GCTTGTCAAGACCCATGTTCCACATCAACAAGGGTGTGGTCACTGAGGGAGAAGAGGTCACGGCCAGATGTGCGGCCCCTCAAGAGACGGGCTCCATTTTCTTCTATTTCTACGAGGACTCCAAGGAGATCGTCGAGGAACGAGTCAGCTCCAACCAGGCAGAGGTCAAGCTTCGTTTCAGCAGTGCCGGCATCCGCAGAATTCACTGTGACTACACCGTCTTAATAACACCAGACTCCATCAAGTCCAGCGAAAGCAACATCGCCACAGTTTCAGTCAAAG AGCTTTTCATCACACCGGTTCTTGAAATTTTCCCTGAATACAACATCTACGAAGGGGACCGACTCGATATCTCCTGCACCATCAGGAATTCTCCGTACTCCTCTCAAGCAGTCAACCTCTTCCTGAGCCAGGGGACCCAGCTGCTCAGCAATGGAAACTCTAAAGTCAACTACAGCATGATTGCACTGGCAAAGGATTCTGGGGAGTTTGAGTGCAGATTAGAAATGGGAAACGTTGTGAAAGTCGCCACAAAAATGGTTTCAGTGACAG AGCTGTTTTCAGTGCCCACACTCACCATGTCTCCTGCTGAGGTCTTCCCAGGGGATGATATGAGGCTAACTTGCAGAAGTGAAAACCACGCTTCCGAGAGGCTCCACAGGGACGAAGTGACTTACACTATTTATCCGCTGGAAAGCCATCTGAGCGCCAGCAGGCAGGCTGGAGTATTCTCTGGCAAAACCCTGCTGTATGATTTCAACTATACCTGCACAGCCCAAGCCAAGGGCATCGTGAAGCGCAGCCGAATCCTAACCGTTCGCCCCAAAG tctctgtctctcagccgaAAATTTCATTGTTGGGCAAAGTGATTGTGGGAAGGCCATTCGAGATCCGGTGCCAGTCGGACAGAGGCAGCCTGCCAATAAACTACACcctgtggaggaaaaacaactggTTGAACACCACCACCGTCAAGCTGCCCGATGAACAAGCCGTGTTCACCATCACCATCCAGCGGTCTGATGAAATAAGCCAGTTTATGTGTGAGGCACAAAACAATCTGCATGCAAACGGCATACTGAGCAAAAGCCTCAATGGCACCGTTACAG TTCCTCTGTCGGATCCAAAGCTGACCGTCAACCCCAGCTTGGCAGACATTGCAGAGGGAGACCACATCCACCTGAACTGTGCAATTAGAGGTACATGGCCGGTCACCTTTAAGTGGTACCGCACTGGAATTGCCCAGCCACTGTACACCACCACCTCCAAGCAGACCAGCATGGATTTCCAGATCCCCAGCCTGGGCAGCCAGGACAGCGGCACCTACTACTGCGAGGCCATCAATGATGCTAACAACCTCGTCCGCAGCCCATCAGTCACCATAGAGG tgcaCATGGCGATGTGGAAGAAAGCTGTGATCGTGGCGGCTTGCCTGCTGGTGGTGGCGGTGCTGGTGCTGCTGTTAGTGCTGCGCTTCAAGGCcaagagag GTAAAAGAGAGGCGGCTGCTGAATTGTCAGT AAAGCCTTCAAGCCCTAAATCAGATGACTCTTTCGCTGTGAATCTAATCCACGACAAAGAGGTTTATAACGCAGCCACAG TGAGGGTGGATAAAGCAGTGACCAGCGTGTGGAGCGAGCGACCGGCCAATGCAG CCAGCGACGAGGAGAGCAGTGTGGCATCCAGTGAGCCTGACGTGGAGTACACCGAGGTGGTTCATCCTCAGCCAGCAGATCCTGCcagag GTGCTGCTGACCATCATGACTAT GGTTCAGTAGAGTACGCTGAGCTCAACGCTGAACAACTTGAGATCAATCACACCCAGCCAGAGGTCAACAACCAGCAGGACCTGCTAGTGCCAGTGGATTAG
- the pecam1b gene encoding platelet endothelial cell adhesion molecule isoform X10 gives MGPVLLLISTLLSSYFHSGRTIDVPTTFTIRNITLAIEPNTDVIRDTNVTVRCKAIVSSSGEQPLSRSYTIYKDSYEVYTKTTSSSEDLLYPLPQARVSNTGKYKCKIDIEGRQMVSNSKKLTVTGLSRPMFHINKGVVTEGEEVTARCAAPQETGSIFFYFYEDSKEIVEERVSSNQAEVKLRFSSAGIRRIHCDYTVLITPDSIKSSESNIATVSVKELFITPVLEIFPEYNIYEGDRLDISCTIRNSPYSSQAVNLFLSQGTQLLSNGNSKVNYSMIALAKDSGEFECRLEMGNVVKVATKMVSVTELFSVPTLTMSPAEVFPGDDMRLTCRSENHASERLHRDEVTYTIYPLESHLSASRQAGVFSGKTLLYDFNYTCTAQAKGIVKRSRILTVRPKVSVSQPKISLLGKVIVGRPFEIRCQSDRGSLPINYTLWRKNNWLNTTTVKLPDEQAVFTITIQRSDEISQFMCEAQNNLHANGILSKSLNGTVTVPLSDPKLTVNPSLADIAEGDHIHLNCAIRGTWPVTFKWYRTGIAQPLYTTTSKQTSMDFQIPSLGSQDSGTYYCEAINDANNLVRSPSVTIEVHMAMWKKAVIVAACLLVVAVLVLLLVLRFKAKRGRETYSPPATQASHV, from the exons ATGGGCCCTGTCCTACTGCTCATCTCCACGCTCCTGTCCAGCT aCTTCCATTCAGGGAGAACGATTGATGTGCCGACAA CATTCACAATAAGAAACATCACCCTGGCCATCGAGCCCAACACTGATGTGATTCGGGACACCAACGTAACTGTGAGATGCAAAGCCATCGTCAGCAGCTCAGGGGAACAACCCTTGAGTCGCTCTTACACCATTTATAAGGACAGCTACGAGGTGTACACCAAGACCACCAGCAGCTCCGAGGATCTGCTCTACCCGCTGCCCCAGGCCAGAGTCTCCAATACCGGCAAATACAAGTGCAAGATCGACATTGAGGGCAGGCAGATGGTCAGCAATTCGAAGAAGCTCACAGTCACAG GCTTGTCAAGACCCATGTTCCACATCAACAAGGGTGTGGTCACTGAGGGAGAAGAGGTCACGGCCAGATGTGCGGCCCCTCAAGAGACGGGCTCCATTTTCTTCTATTTCTACGAGGACTCCAAGGAGATCGTCGAGGAACGAGTCAGCTCCAACCAGGCAGAGGTCAAGCTTCGTTTCAGCAGTGCCGGCATCCGCAGAATTCACTGTGACTACACCGTCTTAATAACACCAGACTCCATCAAGTCCAGCGAAAGCAACATCGCCACAGTTTCAGTCAAAG AGCTTTTCATCACACCGGTTCTTGAAATTTTCCCTGAATACAACATCTACGAAGGGGACCGACTCGATATCTCCTGCACCATCAGGAATTCTCCGTACTCCTCTCAAGCAGTCAACCTCTTCCTGAGCCAGGGGACCCAGCTGCTCAGCAATGGAAACTCTAAAGTCAACTACAGCATGATTGCACTGGCAAAGGATTCTGGGGAGTTTGAGTGCAGATTAGAAATGGGAAACGTTGTGAAAGTCGCCACAAAAATGGTTTCAGTGACAG AGCTGTTTTCAGTGCCCACACTCACCATGTCTCCTGCTGAGGTCTTCCCAGGGGATGATATGAGGCTAACTTGCAGAAGTGAAAACCACGCTTCCGAGAGGCTCCACAGGGACGAAGTGACTTACACTATTTATCCGCTGGAAAGCCATCTGAGCGCCAGCAGGCAGGCTGGAGTATTCTCTGGCAAAACCCTGCTGTATGATTTCAACTATACCTGCACAGCCCAAGCCAAGGGCATCGTGAAGCGCAGCCGAATCCTAACCGTTCGCCCCAAAG tctctgtctctcagccgaAAATTTCATTGTTGGGCAAAGTGATTGTGGGAAGGCCATTCGAGATCCGGTGCCAGTCGGACAGAGGCAGCCTGCCAATAAACTACACcctgtggaggaaaaacaactggTTGAACACCACCACCGTCAAGCTGCCCGATGAACAAGCCGTGTTCACCATCACCATCCAGCGGTCTGATGAAATAAGCCAGTTTATGTGTGAGGCACAAAACAATCTGCATGCAAACGGCATACTGAGCAAAAGCCTCAATGGCACCGTTACAG TTCCTCTGTCGGATCCAAAGCTGACCGTCAACCCCAGCTTGGCAGACATTGCAGAGGGAGACCACATCCACCTGAACTGTGCAATTAGAGGTACATGGCCGGTCACCTTTAAGTGGTACCGCACTGGAATTGCCCAGCCACTGTACACCACCACCTCCAAGCAGACCAGCATGGATTTCCAGATCCCCAGCCTGGGCAGCCAGGACAGCGGCACCTACTACTGCGAGGCCATCAATGATGCTAACAACCTCGTCCGCAGCCCATCAGTCACCATAGAGG tgcaCATGGCGATGTGGAAGAAAGCTGTGATCGTGGCGGCTTGCCTGCTGGTGGTGGCGGTGCTGGTGCTGCTGTTAGTGCTGCGCTTCAAGGCcaagagaggtagagagaccTACAGTCCTCCAGCAACACAGGCCTCTCATGTCTAA
- the pecam1b gene encoding platelet endothelial cell adhesion molecule isoform X9 gives MGPVLLLISTLLSSYFHSGRTIDVPTTFTIRNITLAIEPNTDVIRDTNVTVRCKAIVSSSGEQPLSRSYTIYKDSYEVYTKTTSSSEDLLYPLPQARVSNTGKYKCKIDIEGRQMVSNSKKLTVTGLSRPMFHINKGVVTEGEEVTARCAAPQETGSIFFYFYEDSKEIVEERVSSNQAEVKLRFSSAGIRRIHCDYTVLITPDSIKSSESNIATVSVKELFITPVLEIFPEYNIYEGDRLDISCTIRNSPYSSQAVNLFLSQGTQLLSNGNSKVNYSMIALAKDSGEFECRLEMGNVVKVATKMVSVTELFSVPTLTMSPAEVFPGDDMRLTCRSENHASERLHRDEVTYTIYPLESHLSASRQAGVFSGKTLLYDFNYTCTAQAKGIVKRSRILTVRPKVSVSQPKISLLGKVIVGRPFEIRCQSDRGSLPINYTLWRKNNWLNTTTVKLPDEQAVFTITIQRSDEISQFMCEAQNNLHANGILSKSLNGTVTVPLSDPKLTVNPSLADIAEGDHIHLNCAIRGTWPVTFKWYRTGIAQPLYTTTSKQTSMDFQIPSLGSQDSGTYYCEAINDANNLVRSPSVTIEVHMAMWKKAVIVAACLLVVAVLVLLLVLRFKAKRGKREAAAELSVRSITL, from the exons ATGGGCCCTGTCCTACTGCTCATCTCCACGCTCCTGTCCAGCT aCTTCCATTCAGGGAGAACGATTGATGTGCCGACAA CATTCACAATAAGAAACATCACCCTGGCCATCGAGCCCAACACTGATGTGATTCGGGACACCAACGTAACTGTGAGATGCAAAGCCATCGTCAGCAGCTCAGGGGAACAACCCTTGAGTCGCTCTTACACCATTTATAAGGACAGCTACGAGGTGTACACCAAGACCACCAGCAGCTCCGAGGATCTGCTCTACCCGCTGCCCCAGGCCAGAGTCTCCAATACCGGCAAATACAAGTGCAAGATCGACATTGAGGGCAGGCAGATGGTCAGCAATTCGAAGAAGCTCACAGTCACAG GCTTGTCAAGACCCATGTTCCACATCAACAAGGGTGTGGTCACTGAGGGAGAAGAGGTCACGGCCAGATGTGCGGCCCCTCAAGAGACGGGCTCCATTTTCTTCTATTTCTACGAGGACTCCAAGGAGATCGTCGAGGAACGAGTCAGCTCCAACCAGGCAGAGGTCAAGCTTCGTTTCAGCAGTGCCGGCATCCGCAGAATTCACTGTGACTACACCGTCTTAATAACACCAGACTCCATCAAGTCCAGCGAAAGCAACATCGCCACAGTTTCAGTCAAAG AGCTTTTCATCACACCGGTTCTTGAAATTTTCCCTGAATACAACATCTACGAAGGGGACCGACTCGATATCTCCTGCACCATCAGGAATTCTCCGTACTCCTCTCAAGCAGTCAACCTCTTCCTGAGCCAGGGGACCCAGCTGCTCAGCAATGGAAACTCTAAAGTCAACTACAGCATGATTGCACTGGCAAAGGATTCTGGGGAGTTTGAGTGCAGATTAGAAATGGGAAACGTTGTGAAAGTCGCCACAAAAATGGTTTCAGTGACAG AGCTGTTTTCAGTGCCCACACTCACCATGTCTCCTGCTGAGGTCTTCCCAGGGGATGATATGAGGCTAACTTGCAGAAGTGAAAACCACGCTTCCGAGAGGCTCCACAGGGACGAAGTGACTTACACTATTTATCCGCTGGAAAGCCATCTGAGCGCCAGCAGGCAGGCTGGAGTATTCTCTGGCAAAACCCTGCTGTATGATTTCAACTATACCTGCACAGCCCAAGCCAAGGGCATCGTGAAGCGCAGCCGAATCCTAACCGTTCGCCCCAAAG tctctgtctctcagccgaAAATTTCATTGTTGGGCAAAGTGATTGTGGGAAGGCCATTCGAGATCCGGTGCCAGTCGGACAGAGGCAGCCTGCCAATAAACTACACcctgtggaggaaaaacaactggTTGAACACCACCACCGTCAAGCTGCCCGATGAACAAGCCGTGTTCACCATCACCATCCAGCGGTCTGATGAAATAAGCCAGTTTATGTGTGAGGCACAAAACAATCTGCATGCAAACGGCATACTGAGCAAAAGCCTCAATGGCACCGTTACAG TTCCTCTGTCGGATCCAAAGCTGACCGTCAACCCCAGCTTGGCAGACATTGCAGAGGGAGACCACATCCACCTGAACTGTGCAATTAGAGGTACATGGCCGGTCACCTTTAAGTGGTACCGCACTGGAATTGCCCAGCCACTGTACACCACCACCTCCAAGCAGACCAGCATGGATTTCCAGATCCCCAGCCTGGGCAGCCAGGACAGCGGCACCTACTACTGCGAGGCCATCAATGATGCTAACAACCTCGTCCGCAGCCCATCAGTCACCATAGAGG tgcaCATGGCGATGTGGAAGAAAGCTGTGATCGTGGCGGCTTGCCTGCTGGTGGTGGCGGTGCTGGTGCTGCTGTTAGTGCTGCGCTTCAAGGCcaagagag GTAAAAGAGAGGCGGCTGCTGAATTGTCAGT ACGCAGCATCACGCTATGA
- the pecam1b gene encoding platelet endothelial cell adhesion molecule isoform X2, with protein sequence MGPVLLLISTLLSSYFHSGRTIDVPTTFTIRNITLAIEPNTDVIRDTNVTVRCKAIVSSSGEQPLSRSYTIYKDSYEVYTKTTSSSEDLLYPLPQARVSNTGKYKCKIDIEGRQMVSNSKKLTVTGLSRPMFHINKGVVTEGEEVTARCAAPQETGSIFFYFYEDSKEIVEERVSSNQAEVKLRFSSAGIRRIHCDYTVLITPDSIKSSESNIATVSVKELFITPVLEIFPEYNIYEGDRLDISCTIRNSPYSSQAVNLFLSQGTQLLSNGNSKVNYSMIALAKDSGEFECRLEMGNVVKVATKMVSVTELFSVPTLTMSPAEVFPGDDMRLTCRSENHASERLHRDEVTYTIYPLESHLSASRQAGVFSGKTLLYDFNYTCTAQAKGIVKRSRILTVRPKVSVSQPKISLLGKVIVGRPFEIRCQSDRGSLPINYTLWRKNNWLNTTTVKLPDEQAVFTITIQRSDEISQFMCEAQNNLHANGILSKSLNGTVTVPLSDPKLTVNPSLADIAEGDHIHLNCAIRGTWPVTFKWYRTGIAQPLYTTTSKQTSMDFQIPSLGSQDSGTYYCEAINDANNLVRSPSVTIEVHMAMWKKAVIVAACLLVVAVLVLLLVLRFKAKRGKREAAAELSVKPSSPKSDDSFAVNLIHDKEVYNAATVRVDKAVTSVWSERPANAASDEESSVASSEPDVEYTEVVHPQPADPARVPLRKGTDTVYSELQNSPQGAADHHDYGSVEYAELNAEQLEINHTQPEVNNQQDLLVPVD encoded by the exons ATGGGCCCTGTCCTACTGCTCATCTCCACGCTCCTGTCCAGCT aCTTCCATTCAGGGAGAACGATTGATGTGCCGACAA CATTCACAATAAGAAACATCACCCTGGCCATCGAGCCCAACACTGATGTGATTCGGGACACCAACGTAACTGTGAGATGCAAAGCCATCGTCAGCAGCTCAGGGGAACAACCCTTGAGTCGCTCTTACACCATTTATAAGGACAGCTACGAGGTGTACACCAAGACCACCAGCAGCTCCGAGGATCTGCTCTACCCGCTGCCCCAGGCCAGAGTCTCCAATACCGGCAAATACAAGTGCAAGATCGACATTGAGGGCAGGCAGATGGTCAGCAATTCGAAGAAGCTCACAGTCACAG GCTTGTCAAGACCCATGTTCCACATCAACAAGGGTGTGGTCACTGAGGGAGAAGAGGTCACGGCCAGATGTGCGGCCCCTCAAGAGACGGGCTCCATTTTCTTCTATTTCTACGAGGACTCCAAGGAGATCGTCGAGGAACGAGTCAGCTCCAACCAGGCAGAGGTCAAGCTTCGTTTCAGCAGTGCCGGCATCCGCAGAATTCACTGTGACTACACCGTCTTAATAACACCAGACTCCATCAAGTCCAGCGAAAGCAACATCGCCACAGTTTCAGTCAAAG AGCTTTTCATCACACCGGTTCTTGAAATTTTCCCTGAATACAACATCTACGAAGGGGACCGACTCGATATCTCCTGCACCATCAGGAATTCTCCGTACTCCTCTCAAGCAGTCAACCTCTTCCTGAGCCAGGGGACCCAGCTGCTCAGCAATGGAAACTCTAAAGTCAACTACAGCATGATTGCACTGGCAAAGGATTCTGGGGAGTTTGAGTGCAGATTAGAAATGGGAAACGTTGTGAAAGTCGCCACAAAAATGGTTTCAGTGACAG AGCTGTTTTCAGTGCCCACACTCACCATGTCTCCTGCTGAGGTCTTCCCAGGGGATGATATGAGGCTAACTTGCAGAAGTGAAAACCACGCTTCCGAGAGGCTCCACAGGGACGAAGTGACTTACACTATTTATCCGCTGGAAAGCCATCTGAGCGCCAGCAGGCAGGCTGGAGTATTCTCTGGCAAAACCCTGCTGTATGATTTCAACTATACCTGCACAGCCCAAGCCAAGGGCATCGTGAAGCGCAGCCGAATCCTAACCGTTCGCCCCAAAG tctctgtctctcagccgaAAATTTCATTGTTGGGCAAAGTGATTGTGGGAAGGCCATTCGAGATCCGGTGCCAGTCGGACAGAGGCAGCCTGCCAATAAACTACACcctgtggaggaaaaacaactggTTGAACACCACCACCGTCAAGCTGCCCGATGAACAAGCCGTGTTCACCATCACCATCCAGCGGTCTGATGAAATAAGCCAGTTTATGTGTGAGGCACAAAACAATCTGCATGCAAACGGCATACTGAGCAAAAGCCTCAATGGCACCGTTACAG TTCCTCTGTCGGATCCAAAGCTGACCGTCAACCCCAGCTTGGCAGACATTGCAGAGGGAGACCACATCCACCTGAACTGTGCAATTAGAGGTACATGGCCGGTCACCTTTAAGTGGTACCGCACTGGAATTGCCCAGCCACTGTACACCACCACCTCCAAGCAGACCAGCATGGATTTCCAGATCCCCAGCCTGGGCAGCCAGGACAGCGGCACCTACTACTGCGAGGCCATCAATGATGCTAACAACCTCGTCCGCAGCCCATCAGTCACCATAGAGG tgcaCATGGCGATGTGGAAGAAAGCTGTGATCGTGGCGGCTTGCCTGCTGGTGGTGGCGGTGCTGGTGCTGCTGTTAGTGCTGCGCTTCAAGGCcaagagag GTAAAAGAGAGGCGGCTGCTGAATTGTCAGT AAAGCCTTCAAGCCCTAAATCAGATGACTCTTTCGCTGTGAATCTAATCCACGACAAAGAGGTTTATAACGCAGCCACAG TGAGGGTGGATAAAGCAGTGACCAGCGTGTGGAGCGAGCGACCGGCCAATGCAG CCAGCGACGAGGAGAGCAGTGTGGCATCCAGTGAGCCTGACGTGGAGTACACCGAGGTGGTTCATCCTCAGCCAGCAGATCCTGCcagag TTCCACTGAGGAAAGGCACAGACACTGTGTACAGTGAGCTCCAAAACTCTCCACAGG GTGCTGCTGACCATCATGACTAT GGTTCAGTAGAGTACGCTGAGCTCAACGCTGAACAACTTGAGATCAATCACACCCAGCCAGAGGTCAACAACCAGCAGGACCTGCTAGTGCCAGTGGATTAG